Proteins from a single region of Chloroherpeton thalassium ATCC 35110:
- a CDS encoding response regulator — protein sequence MKENANPVILVVDDEAILRELLFEMLSLEGYDVLLADDGKSCIEIYKQKRSEIAAVILDMNMVDMHGEETFIALHEINPQVNVIIATGDPDDEAVENLVATYGIDVVSKPYEIRTIYQKISALI from the coding sequence ATGAAAGAAAACGCAAATCCTGTGATTTTAGTCGTTGACGATGAGGCGATTCTTCGAGAACTGCTTTTTGAAATGCTCAGCCTGGAGGGATATGACGTGTTGCTGGCTGATGATGGAAAATCGTGCATTGAAATTTACAAGCAAAAGCGAAGTGAAATCGCAGCCGTCATTTTGGATATGAATATGGTCGACATGCACGGCGAGGAAACTTTTATCGCGTTGCATGAAATCAATCCGCAAGTCAATGTCATTATTGCAACGGGCGACCCGGATGACGAAGCGGTGGAAAATTTGGTTGCCACATACGGAATCGATGTGGTTAGCAAGCCTTATGAAATTCGCACGATTTATCAAAAAATCAGCGCATTGATATAG
- a CDS encoding CBS domain-containing protein codes for MNQSVIHKNIPVLKPSDTLKQAIALMREMRLEGLPVVNDGKFIGVLLETDVDFNIQEGKSGLEQHVESFVFEKPVVIRVNQHPYEVMKHFDKGPYCFLPVVDNDEKFLGIIFKEDIVDELNEVFRVLEDGTVMEFEVPSEHFRMSEMIRIIEQNDARVLSIASRPSLDSPTGQIITAKLEAQEPFRLQQTLEKIGYPVIYSSANTFEFLDDMTYKAQALLRYLEI; via the coding sequence ATGAACCAATCTGTCATTCACAAAAACATTCCGGTTCTGAAACCCAGCGATACGTTAAAACAAGCCATCGCCTTGATGCGCGAAATGCGACTTGAGGGGCTGCCTGTCGTCAATGATGGCAAGTTCATTGGTGTTCTGTTAGAGACAGATGTGGATTTTAATATTCAAGAAGGAAAATCAGGCTTAGAGCAGCATGTCGAATCGTTTGTGTTTGAAAAGCCGGTTGTGATTCGGGTTAATCAGCATCCGTATGAAGTGATGAAGCATTTCGATAAAGGGCCTTATTGCTTCTTGCCGGTTGTTGATAACGATGAAAAGTTCTTAGGAATTATTTTCAAAGAAGATATTGTAGACGAGCTCAACGAGGTGTTCCGTGTTTTGGAAGATGGCACAGTCATGGAATTTGAAGTGCCTTCTGAACATTTTCGGATGTCCGAAATGATTAGAATCATCGAGCAAAACGACGCGCGCGTGCTCAGCATTGCATCGCGGCCTTCACTCGATAGCCCAACGGGGCAAATTATTACGGCGAAACTCGAAGCCCAAGAGCCATTTCGGCTTCAGCAAACTTTAGAAAAAATAGGTTATCCGGTCATTTATTCATCGGCGAATACCTTTGAATTTCTGGACGATATGACTTACAAAGCGCAGGCACTCTTGCGATATTTGGAAATTTGA
- the puhE gene encoding putative photosynthetic complex assembly protein PuhE, which translates to MVAGLYSLAIWWISTAVIIYFNFQPVVRLAFFLTSLTLAIISAFMTVKYRDDESIMGTYITFTGALFVWGFVEVSFYTGYIVGPPVRPLFTIGPSWEAFHKAVHRSIYHEMLIMTLGLTALWLFRKAKNKFGLYTFFILWFAHQSCKLNVFFGVSNTGSEFIPDTVSDMAQFMTVTSMNWLFPFSISLNTIVAYKFIRHVKDLAKPAWQRIGYILVGMMALLALVEHWLLVLPLNESLWDVVVPYIH; encoded by the coding sequence GTGGTGGCCGGGCTGTATTCGCTGGCCATTTGGTGGATTTCCACAGCGGTTATTATCTACTTTAATTTTCAGCCGGTTGTTCGCCTCGCTTTTTTTCTAACCTCTCTTACGCTTGCTATCATTAGCGCATTTATGACGGTCAAGTACCGCGATGATGAGTCTATTATGGGCACATATATTACTTTCACCGGCGCGCTGTTTGTTTGGGGATTTGTGGAAGTGAGTTTTTACACGGGCTACATTGTTGGACCTCCGGTCAGGCCGCTTTTTACAATTGGACCTTCGTGGGAGGCCTTTCATAAAGCGGTGCATCGTAGCATCTACCACGAGATGCTCATCATGACGCTTGGCCTAACGGCGCTGTGGCTATTTAGAAAAGCAAAAAACAAGTTTGGGCTTTATACCTTTTTCATTCTTTGGTTTGCGCATCAATCCTGTAAGCTGAATGTCTTTTTTGGGGTTTCAAACACGGGCAGCGAATTCATTCCCGACACGGTCTCTGATATGGCGCAATTTATGACTGTCACCAGCATGAATTGGCTTTTCCCATTCTCGATTTCTCTCAATACCATTGTGGCTTATAAATTCATTCGTCATGTGAAGGATCTGGCCAAGCCGGCCTGGCAACGAATCGGTTATATTCTTGTTGGGATGATGGCCTTGCTTGCGTTGGTCGAACATTGGCTTTTGGTTTTGCCGCTGAATGAATCGCTTTGGGATGTGGTTGTGCCATACATTCACTAA
- a CDS encoding PAS domain S-box protein, protein MSLKILYFDSAMLDAQLLETSLKNDGYDFLLTCASRAEKYVSLLKEQPFDVVIAEYHLPSISGEKALSLAKALQPGVPFLFFTNETDKQPIRSLLKKGADDVVFKNHHSRMGLAIEAAFEREHLQFPLDSLRAVSESSYQAFIYIDKSLKIRAFNKFAEELTRKIYRRDISIGDSIFDYALDRKLMQSCIDTALTGKPVLFEKNMSETKGDVAWIAINYMPILDAQNRVAGVCLNAIDISDKKEAQQTLRQVKERNQEIFNQSIVGLYQCSMDGRLTKANPKFAELLGFGSPEEMISCEFRFDDNFYVEPKTREQFLEKLNASGSVSDFISEVRCRDGQKIWISEYARRQRNGETGAPVIEGSVIDVSEQKQTEDSLRKSHDLIISIYKKVDVGICLTNERGDFIETNPALCQLLGYSHDELSQMSFFSMFPKTALEKVKHAHRLVFNQSTESFSHETKCIHKSGLLIDVMITEALMMQADGLRCKITTVSDITERKRTEYALRSVEDRLRTVVANVPVILIATDKEGIYTLVEGKGLQEVGINPRQLIGKSAFDVFKNHKRFLANIVRVLRGEVIHGSMNFYGRYFDTSASPIYNQDGQIVGSISVSFDVTGRRNAEMEKERLQKQLLHSKKIEAIETLSGGVAHEFNNLLAVIAGNAGILRRKLKLDEQLRKYINQIDLATKRAATLTEKLLEFSRQSDFEPKLISINESINSVIVFLEHAADKRIAMTCDLQNDIPKILGDRNQLEQVFLNLAVNACDAMLNAIDFNGTGECHFKTRLIAPKTEDIELYHLEASNKYILVQVSDTGPGIPETCRDKVFEPFFTTKSVGKGTGLGLSIVYGIVNNHQGAIDFESSKEKGTTFNIYLPVPEAALEELKRRPQENY, encoded by the coding sequence ATGTCTTTAAAAATTCTTTATTTCGACTCAGCGATGCTGGATGCGCAGCTTCTCGAAACGTCGCTTAAAAATGATGGTTACGATTTTCTCCTAACATGCGCAAGTCGTGCTGAAAAGTATGTGTCTCTTTTAAAAGAGCAGCCCTTTGATGTGGTTATTGCGGAGTATCATTTGCCTTCCATTTCGGGAGAAAAAGCGCTTTCGCTGGCCAAAGCGCTCCAGCCAGGTGTGCCATTTCTGTTTTTTACAAATGAGACGGATAAGCAGCCAATCCGATCGCTTTTGAAAAAAGGCGCTGATGATGTGGTGTTTAAAAATCATCATTCACGGATGGGGCTTGCCATTGAGGCGGCTTTTGAGCGTGAGCATCTCCAATTTCCTCTCGACTCGCTTCGGGCTGTTTCCGAAAGCAGTTATCAAGCCTTCATTTACATCGATAAAAGTCTAAAAATTCGTGCGTTTAATAAGTTTGCCGAAGAGCTAACTCGAAAAATATATCGCCGAGACATTAGCATTGGCGATTCTATTTTTGACTACGCGCTGGATAGAAAATTAATGCAATCGTGTATTGACACGGCGCTGACTGGCAAGCCTGTGCTTTTTGAAAAAAACATGTCTGAAACCAAAGGCGATGTGGCGTGGATTGCCATTAATTATATGCCGATATTGGATGCGCAGAATCGCGTGGCCGGCGTTTGCCTAAACGCAATTGATATTTCAGATAAAAAAGAAGCGCAACAAACACTTCGCCAAGTCAAAGAGCGAAACCAAGAAATTTTTAACCAATCGATTGTTGGGTTGTATCAATGCTCAATGGATGGACGGCTAACGAAGGCAAATCCGAAATTTGCTGAGCTCTTGGGATTTGGTTCGCCGGAAGAGATGATTTCGTGCGAATTTCGGTTCGACGATAATTTTTATGTTGAGCCCAAAACGCGCGAGCAATTTTTGGAAAAGCTGAACGCTTCGGGCAGCGTGTCGGATTTTATTTCGGAAGTTCGCTGTAGAGATGGCCAAAAGATTTGGATTAGCGAATATGCGCGCAGGCAGAGAAATGGAGAAACGGGCGCGCCTGTCATCGAAGGATCGGTGATTGATGTGAGTGAACAGAAGCAAACAGAGGATTCGCTGAGAAAAAGCCACGACTTGATTATTTCCATTTACAAAAAAGTGGATGTTGGCATTTGCTTAACAAACGAACGCGGCGATTTTATCGAAACAAATCCAGCTTTGTGCCAACTATTGGGCTACTCGCACGATGAGCTTTCTCAAATGAGCTTTTTCTCGATGTTTCCGAAAACGGCTTTGGAAAAAGTAAAACATGCGCACCGCCTGGTTTTTAACCAATCCACGGAAAGCTTTTCGCATGAAACCAAATGTATTCATAAAAGCGGCTTGCTCATTGACGTCATGATAACAGAAGCCTTGATGATGCAAGCAGATGGGCTGCGATGCAAGATTACGACGGTGTCGGATATTACCGAGCGCAAGCGTACGGAATATGCGTTGCGCAGTGTGGAAGATCGGCTTCGTACGGTGGTTGCCAATGTGCCTGTTATTTTGATTGCTACCGACAAAGAGGGCATTTATACGTTAGTTGAAGGAAAAGGTCTTCAGGAAGTGGGCATTAATCCGCGCCAGCTGATAGGAAAATCCGCTTTTGATGTGTTTAAGAATCATAAGCGATTTCTTGCCAATATTGTTCGTGTACTTCGTGGCGAAGTCATTCATGGTTCCATGAATTTTTACGGGCGCTATTTTGACACGTCGGCTTCTCCGATTTACAATCAAGACGGTCAAATCGTGGGGTCGATTAGCGTCTCTTTTGACGTAACAGGCCGACGAAACGCGGAAATGGAAAAAGAGCGATTGCAAAAGCAGTTGCTTCATTCAAAAAAAATCGAGGCGATAGAAACATTAAGTGGCGGTGTGGCGCATGAGTTTAACAACTTGCTGGCTGTTATTGCGGGAAATGCGGGAATTTTAAGGCGGAAACTCAAGCTGGATGAACAACTGCGCAAATATATCAACCAGATCGATTTGGCAACCAAACGCGCGGCCACGCTCACTGAGAAGTTGCTGGAGTTTTCGCGTCAAAGCGATTTTGAACCAAAGCTCATTTCCATTAATGAAAGTATTAATTCCGTAATTGTGTTTCTTGAGCACGCAGCAGACAAGCGCATCGCCATGACGTGCGATTTACAAAATGATATTCCAAAAATTCTTGGTGATAGAAATCAACTCGAGCAGGTTTTTTTGAACCTCGCCGTCAATGCTTGCGACGCGATGCTAAACGCGATCGACTTTAATGGAACTGGGGAATGCCATTTCAAAACGCGGTTGATTGCGCCGAAAACAGAAGATATTGAGCTGTATCATCTTGAAGCTTCAAATAAGTATATTTTAGTGCAAGTTTCTGATACGGGCCCGGGCATACCGGAAACATGCCGAGATAAGGTGTTTGAGCCTTTTTTTACCACCAAAAGCGTTGGAAAGGGAACGGGGTTAGGGCTTTCAATTGTGTATGGCATTGTCAATAATCATCAAGGTGCGATTGATTTTGAAAGCTCAAAAGAAAAAGGAACGACTTTTAACATATACCTTCCCGTGCCGGAAGCGGCTTTGGAGGAATTAAAGAGAAGACCTCAAGAAAATTATTAA
- a CDS encoding class I SAM-dependent methyltransferase, whose translation MAHAKQLERKGWYDGWIYANIIDTETNPFRDRVFDVLKPGAKVLDIGCGTGNFSIKMARRGFQVTGVDISGEMISVAKKRLMETRLPNLQFLHINGVYLPDELNEHYDAAILSFSIHEMAPPERLALIQSLKKVAREIIFLDYHIPTPSGFWGFSVWAIEFLAGGEHFRNFQDFAQRGGLDTLVAETGLTIQSEQINSKEIFRLVVCSPSSAE comes from the coding sequence ATGGCTCACGCAAAGCAACTTGAGCGCAAAGGTTGGTATGACGGCTGGATTTATGCAAACATCATCGATACGGAGACGAATCCGTTCAGAGATAGGGTTTTCGACGTTTTGAAACCGGGAGCAAAAGTTTTGGATATTGGATGTGGAACGGGAAATTTTTCCATTAAAATGGCGCGACGCGGATTTCAGGTGACCGGCGTGGATATTTCCGGCGAGATGATTTCCGTTGCGAAAAAACGGCTCATGGAAACCCGTTTGCCAAATCTGCAATTTTTGCACATAAACGGCGTGTATTTGCCAGATGAATTAAACGAGCATTACGATGCGGCCATTCTGTCGTTTTCCATCCATGAAATGGCGCCGCCCGAAAGACTGGCGTTGATTCAATCGCTCAAGAAAGTGGCCAGAGAAATTATTTTTCTCGATTATCATATTCCAACGCCTTCAGGATTTTGGGGATTTTCGGTTTGGGCGATTGAATTTTTGGCTGGCGGAGAGCATTTTCGCAATTTTCAAGATTTTGCCCAGCGTGGGGGACTCGATACGCTGGTGGCTGAAACGGGCTTAACGATCCAATCTGAGCAAATCAATTCGAAGGAAATCTTTCGGTTGGTTGTTTGCTCGCCCAGCTCTGCAGAGTAA
- a CDS encoding CPBP family intramembrane glutamic endopeptidase codes for MPTSLFERVIQFPLIRMAIALSLIFVSITAVEIIFSFLIEASKMHKESLQVLDVLTCVVVAHFAYVAFVKFVEHRKVNELAAGYFLSEVGQGIGVGTLLMSSSIFILWLLDVYQVHGLHSFDALVASSHFRTTVFAGYIEELLFRAIVFRISEEKLGTWIALALQAILFGFLHAANPGASWFSSLAISLEAGLLLGAAYVLTRRLWLAIGIHAAWNYTQGAIFGIAVSGYNVPGLLDAELTGNKWLSGGAFGAETSLVTLLVCTTAGFIMIFSAMLQNQLLPPFWRETANIQISNEPKELA; via the coding sequence ATGCCAACAAGTTTGTTTGAGCGCGTTATTCAATTCCCCCTTATTAGAATGGCCATTGCCCTTTCTTTAATTTTTGTCTCGATTACTGCGGTTGAAATTATTTTTTCATTTTTGATTGAAGCCAGCAAAATGCACAAGGAAAGCCTGCAAGTGCTCGATGTGCTTACCTGTGTGGTGGTTGCACATTTTGCTTATGTGGCATTCGTCAAATTCGTTGAACACCGAAAAGTGAATGAGCTTGCGGCGGGTTATTTTCTTTCAGAAGTAGGACAAGGCATCGGTGTAGGAACATTGCTGATGAGTTCGTCGATATTCATTTTGTGGCTTTTGGATGTGTATCAGGTTCATGGCCTCCACTCGTTCGACGCGTTGGTTGCCTCGTCACATTTTCGCACCACTGTGTTTGCCGGCTACATTGAAGAACTACTGTTTCGCGCCATCGTATTTAGAATTTCTGAGGAAAAATTGGGAACGTGGATCGCGCTCGCGCTGCAAGCCATTTTATTTGGATTTTTACACGCCGCAAATCCTGGCGCGTCTTGGTTTAGCTCACTTGCCATCTCACTTGAAGCAGGACTGCTGCTTGGCGCTGCCTATGTCCTCACTCGCCGCTTATGGCTTGCCATCGGCATCCACGCAGCTTGGAACTACACGCAAGGCGCTATTTTCGGCATTGCGGTTTCCGGCTACAATGTTCCTGGCTTGCTCGATGCTGAACTCACTGGAAATAAATGGCTTTCGGGAGGAGCATTTGGAGCAGAAACATCTCTTGTCACGCTATTAGTTTGCACAACGGCAGGCTTTATTATGATTTTTTCAGCCATGCTTCAAAACCAACTTTTGCCGCCATTTTGGAGAGAAACTGCCAACATCCAAATTTCCAATGAACCTAAAGAATTAGCTTAA
- the chlG gene encoding chlorophyll synthase ChlG: MKEVPNKTFSSNQSDSVPSNINRFHEKYRLPDIDGSKKLEKRLFSSSGIRKGVGGVQQVKISKVELLIKFLKPITWIPVIWSFICGCVASGLFGWENLLDLKFWLGVLLTGPLVSGTCQMLNDYFDRDIDSINEPTRPIPAGDISLRNATLLIIVWSVMSVAVALYIHPFIAAHVVLGIINAHLYSANPIKLKKRIWAGNIIVAFSYLVYPWLAGEVAYSGTISTPSLIVSLLYAFSSTGTMTINDFKSTEGDTRVGIRTLPVVYGERKAAIMASVMIDIGQVIAAAYMVFLGEWINGVIIIAFIIPQIVLQRQLIESPATRDVWYNAIAQNFLVAGMLVCALAISNIQ, translated from the coding sequence ATGAAAGAAGTGCCCAATAAAACATTCTCATCGAACCAAAGCGATTCAGTTCCTTCAAATATTAACCGCTTTCATGAAAAATATCGCCTGCCCGATATAGACGGCTCCAAAAAGCTTGAAAAGCGCTTGTTCAGTAGTTCGGGCATTCGCAAAGGCGTGGGTGGCGTTCAGCAGGTGAAAATTTCGAAAGTCGAGCTGCTGATTAAGTTTTTAAAGCCCATCACTTGGATTCCCGTCATTTGGAGTTTTATTTGCGGGTGTGTGGCAAGCGGCCTATTTGGCTGGGAAAATTTGCTCGATCTCAAATTTTGGCTTGGTGTGTTGCTCACCGGGCCGCTGGTTTCCGGCACTTGTCAAATGCTGAACGACTATTTTGATCGAGATATCGACAGCATTAACGAGCCAACACGTCCAATTCCTGCCGGCGACATTTCGCTTCGAAATGCCACGCTCTTGATTATTGTCTGGTCGGTTATGTCGGTGGCGGTTGCGCTCTACATTCACCCGTTTATCGCGGCGCATGTTGTGTTGGGCATCATTAACGCGCATCTTTATAGCGCCAATCCAATAAAGCTAAAAAAACGAATTTGGGCTGGAAACATCATCGTGGCTTTTTCTTATCTGGTTTATCCCTGGCTTGCCGGTGAAGTGGCCTATAGCGGCACGATTTCCACGCCATCGCTTATTGTTTCGCTGCTTTATGCGTTTTCCAGCACCGGCACCATGACGATCAATGATTTTAAATCTACGGAAGGCGACACACGCGTGGGCATTCGCACCTTGCCGGTGGTTTATGGCGAGCGCAAAGCGGCCATCATGGCCTCGGTAATGATTGATATTGGCCAAGTGATCGCGGCTGCTTACATGGTTTTTCTTGGCGAATGGATTAACGGTGTAATTATTATTGCGTTTATCATTCCGCAAATTGTTTTGCAGCGTCAGCTAATTGAATCGCCAGCAACTCGCGATGTGTGGTATAATGCCATTGCACAAAATTTTTTGGTTGCCGGCATGTTGGTTTGCGCGTTGGCGATTTCAAATATTCAATAA
- the rpiB gene encoding ribose 5-phosphate isomerase B, producing the protein MKLALGSDHAGVQKKAFVKDWLIRNGHEAVDLGPYSEESCDYPDYARKVAQAVASGEVAQGVLLCGSGVGVSIVANKTKGVRAALAYQPEIASLARQHNNANVICFPARYMNESEIEQCLKNWFEADFEGGRHERRVSKIED; encoded by the coding sequence ATGAAATTAGCATTAGGAAGCGATCACGCTGGCGTTCAAAAAAAAGCATTTGTAAAAGATTGGCTTATTCGCAACGGACATGAAGCAGTTGACCTGGGCCCGTATTCGGAAGAGTCTTGCGACTACCCAGACTACGCGAGAAAAGTTGCCCAAGCGGTGGCTTCAGGCGAAGTGGCGCAAGGCGTGCTGCTCTGTGGCAGCGGCGTTGGCGTGTCGATTGTTGCCAACAAAACGAAAGGCGTTCGCGCAGCTTTGGCCTATCAACCAGAAATTGCCAGCCTTGCGCGCCAGCACAACAACGCCAACGTTATTTGTTTTCCTGCTCGCTACATGAACGAATCAGAGATAGAGCAGTGTTTAAAAAACTGGTTTGAGGCAGATTTTGAAGGGGGCCGCCACGAGCGCAGAGTAAGCAAAATTGAAGACTAA
- a CDS encoding 6-pyruvoyl trahydropterin synthase family protein has translation MFRISRKIEIDYGHTLPKHYGFCNQLHGHRGVIVATVEGELNQAQNASDQGMVIDFKFLSHILKTKIHDVLDHGFAVWRDSKEDYEMVTKRNTKVLATELPPTAEVLAKWAFKQIESDLPEGVRLVNLRWYETPNNWADYSG, from the coding sequence ATGTTTCGAATTTCCAGAAAAATTGAGATTGATTACGGTCACACTTTGCCGAAGCACTACGGCTTTTGCAACCAGCTTCACGGCCATCGCGGCGTCATCGTTGCGACGGTTGAAGGCGAACTGAACCAAGCGCAAAATGCCAGCGATCAAGGCATGGTCATCGATTTTAAGTTTCTCAGTCACATTTTGAAGACGAAAATCCACGATGTTTTGGATCACGGTTTTGCCGTTTGGCGCGACTCGAAAGAGGATTACGAAATGGTGACAAAGCGAAACACAAAAGTGCTTGCAACTGAACTGCCACCAACCGCTGAAGTGCTTGCAAAATGGGCATTTAAGCAAATTGAGAGCGATCTGCCAGAAGGCGTGCGCTTGGTTAATTTGCGCTGGTATGAAACCCCAAATAACTGGGCGGATTATTCGGGGTGA
- the cysE gene encoding serine O-acetyltransferase, with amino-acid sequence MATAASTPIWDIIRREVEEEVKNEPLLAKFLEEAVLKHASLVDALRFHLAQKLSCQILSAAHFESIVTEAYSQIGEIECIIRSDIEAIVERDPATVYYYEPLLFFKGFHALEAYRVAHWLWLAGRKSIAYFLQNRISEAFAVDIHPAATIGKGVFIDHATGVVIGETAVIEDNVSLLHSVTLGGTGKETGDRHPKVRHGVLIGAGAKILGNVEIGAGAKIGAGSVVLENIPPHTTAAGVPARVLGKVEVPEPALEMNHRLTESECPEKKRLRKKRAS; translated from the coding sequence ATGGCAACCGCCGCCTCAACGCCGATTTGGGATATTATCCGCCGGGAAGTAGAAGAAGAAGTTAAAAACGAGCCGTTGCTTGCCAAATTTCTTGAAGAAGCTGTTTTAAAGCACGCCTCGTTAGTCGATGCACTGCGTTTTCATTTGGCGCAAAAGCTTTCCTGCCAAATTCTTTCCGCTGCACATTTTGAATCCATTGTCACAGAGGCTTATTCTCAAATTGGTGAAATTGAGTGCATTATCCGTTCAGATATTGAAGCCATTGTCGAGCGCGATCCGGCGACGGTTTATTACTACGAACCGTTGCTTTTCTTTAAAGGGTTTCATGCGTTGGAAGCCTATCGTGTGGCGCATTGGCTGTGGCTGGCTGGCCGAAAATCAATTGCGTATTTTTTGCAAAATCGAATTTCCGAAGCGTTTGCCGTGGATATTCATCCAGCGGCTACCATTGGAAAAGGTGTTTTCATCGATCACGCAACAGGTGTCGTCATCGGTGAAACGGCGGTTATTGAGGATAATGTTTCCTTGCTTCACAGCGTTACGCTTGGCGGCACGGGCAAAGAAACCGGCGATCGCCATCCGAAAGTGCGGCATGGCGTGCTGATTGGCGCTGGGGCAAAAATTTTAGGCAATGTAGAAATTGGCGCCGGTGCAAAAATTGGTGCGGGCAGCGTGGTTTTGGAAAATATTCCGCCGCACACCACAGCCGCTGGCGTTCCGGCGCGAGTTCTGGGCAAGGTGGAAGTGCCAGAGCCCGCGTTGGAAATGAATCATCGCCTGACCGAGTCTGAATGCCCTGAAAAAAAACGTTTGCGCAAAAAACGAGCAAGCTGA
- a CDS encoding peroxiredoxin family protein, producing the protein MSGFFESINPINGKFIENLLPRGTKKNVKVGDLAPDFSLPDGNGNSVTLSSFRGKRVLLVFTRIYTDKIICPLCYPHLSSLKKDFSKFQELDTEVIVVNTTSAEMTREIVASSAFPFTMLSDEQWKVFELYGLGAAAGAPLPGQFIVGREGKILFVYTCDRFPNHPSNEEMFALLKQIAK; encoded by the coding sequence ATGTCAGGTTTTTTCGAATCGATTAATCCTATCAATGGAAAGTTCATTGAAAATCTTCTGCCGCGAGGCACAAAAAAAAATGTGAAAGTGGGCGATCTGGCGCCTGATTTTTCGCTTCCTGATGGAAATGGCAATAGCGTTACGCTCTCGAGTTTTCGCGGCAAACGCGTGTTGCTGGTTTTCACGCGCATCTACACCGATAAAATCATCTGCCCGCTTTGCTATCCGCATCTTTCAAGCTTGAAAAAAGATTTTTCCAAATTCCAAGAATTAGACACGGAAGTGATTGTGGTTAACACCACATCAGCGGAAATGACACGAGAAATTGTCGCCTCGTCCGCGTTTCCTTTTACCATGCTGAGCGATGAGCAATGGAAAGTTTTCGAGCTTTATGGGCTTGGGGCTGCCGCTGGCGCACCGCTGCCAGGGCAATTTATTGTTGGGCGAGAAGGGAAAATTCTATTTGTTTATACGTGCGATCGATTTCCAAACCATCCTTCCAATGAAGAGATGTTCGCGCTGCTTAAGCAAATCGCCAAGTGA